Proteins encoded within one genomic window of Acidovorax sp. 107:
- a CDS encoding class I SAM-dependent methyltransferase, with product MTHPHTPSAFTDPAAVARYAEGPRRNVPGYDSLLRMSRILLAERVPANGRVLVVGAGGGLELEDMALAHPGWRFDGVDPSQPMLGLAAQRLQSAGVAGDRVALHHGYVQSAPAGPFDGATCLLTFHFVPREERVPMLEEIRRRLKPGAPLVVAHLSVADGAGPGGEGETGERDLWLSRYAAFQVASGVPPEHAARARDKVAAELAVLMPEEDEAVLREAGFGDVRMFYMGFVFRGWVGLSDLEYQ from the coding sequence ATGACCCACCCCCACACCCCGTCCGCCTTCACCGACCCCGCCGCCGTCGCCCGATACGCCGAAGGCCCCCGCCGCAACGTGCCCGGCTACGACAGCCTGCTGCGCATGTCGCGCATCCTGCTGGCCGAGCGCGTGCCCGCCAATGGCCGCGTGCTGGTGGTGGGCGCAGGCGGTGGGCTGGAGCTGGAAGACATGGCGCTGGCACACCCCGGCTGGCGGTTTGACGGCGTGGACCCCAGCCAGCCCATGCTGGGCCTGGCGGCGCAGCGGCTGCAAAGCGCGGGCGTGGCAGGCGACCGCGTGGCGCTGCACCACGGCTACGTGCAGAGCGCACCGGCCGGGCCGTTTGATGGCGCCACGTGCCTGCTGACTTTTCACTTTGTGCCGCGCGAGGAGCGCGTGCCCATGCTGGAGGAGATCCGGCGGCGGTTGAAGCCCGGCGCGCCGCTGGTGGTGGCGCATCTGAGCGTGGCGGATGGGGCAGGCCCTGGCGGTGAGGGCGAGACAGGGGAGCGCGATCTGTGGCTGTCGCGCTATGCCGCTTTTCAGGTGGCGTCCGGCGTGCCGCCGGAGCATGCTGCCAGGGCGCGGGACAAGGTGGCTGCGGAGCTGGCGGTGTTGATGCCGGAGGAGGATGAGGCTGTGCTTCGCGAGGCGGGGTTTGGCGATGTGCGGATGTTTTATATGGGGTTTGTGTTTAGGGGGTGGGTGGGGTTGTCGGACCTGGAGTATCAATAG
- a CDS encoding cold shock domain-containing protein: MQGKIKTFTREKGFGFIKGDDDKDYFFHINSFVHSPPEVLGDGSVVSFDPVPTPKGYRAERCKVVELVSMGYEGPGYLEILISKTDTIRGWELIEVSDWFICSMTTKDKLAAEDHIKFRAASVGGNALIDFRCERETESEGNYKYSVFTCYGRPAFAARRRVGGTLDVTNRLTINMLAQRLKQQLTDERTMNLRQIKRMWTVLSVSMIALIFVLGYLGYLGFAAAICVALLIYGASFARNRRDTTGWLAKVPKVDAS, from the coding sequence ATGCAAGGAAAAATCAAAACATTTACCAGGGAAAAGGGCTTTGGCTTCATCAAGGGGGATGACGACAAGGACTATTTTTTTCACATCAATTCGTTTGTGCACTCGCCTCCCGAGGTATTGGGTGATGGGAGCGTTGTTTCCTTCGATCCGGTGCCCACCCCGAAGGGTTATCGGGCCGAACGCTGCAAGGTAGTTGAGCTGGTATCCATGGGTTATGAGGGACCAGGTTACCTTGAGATTCTGATTTCCAAGACTGACACCATCAGAGGGTGGGAGCTGATTGAAGTCAGCGATTGGTTCATCTGCTCAATGACGACCAAGGACAAGCTCGCCGCAGAAGATCACATCAAGTTTCGGGCTGCATCGGTTGGTGGCAATGCTCTCATTGATTTTCGCTGCGAGCGCGAAACCGAGAGCGAGGGGAACTATAAGTACTCGGTCTTCACTTGTTACGGACGCCCAGCGTTCGCAGCAAGAAGGCGTGTAGGCGGTACTCTGGATGTGACTAACAGACTCACCATTAATATGCTGGCGCAGCGGCTGAAGCAGCAGCTCACCGATGAGCGCACTATGAATCTTCGCCAAATCAAAAGGATGTGGACAGTGCTGTCGGTCAGCATGATCGCATTGATATTCGTGCTTGGCTATTTGGGATATCTGGGATTTGCTGCCGCGATCTGCGTGGCCCTGCTTATCTACGGAGCTTCTTTTGCGCGGAATCGCCGCGATACCACCGGATGGCTGGCTAAGGTTCCTAAAGTCGACGCGTCGTAA
- a CDS encoding ROK family protein: MPSTRWSHCGAEDLGVLQTIFWSAGASRNALAQRLAYSKSKANAMVAALLDEGLLDEVGLQESSGGRRAETLRLSETLGVVIGADLGATSMQIAVMRPDMTVLARHREPIDVRQGPGVILARVRGLMRELLARCGLAPSQVIAIGMGVPGPVDFESGQLVNPPLMPDWDGFSIRDYLREAFAAPVFVDNDVNLMALGEMYRLQRNLPNFLVIKVGTGIGCGIVCHGQVYRGANGSAGDVGHICVDQHGPRCHCGNQGCVEAMAAAPAMARMAIEAAQRGESALLAERLQSTGTLTIEDVAQASRTGDVAANAIIQRAGSLVGQMLASIVNFFNPSHVFIAGRVTDMGPLFLASVRQSVYHRSLALSTRHLEIQYAPLADDAGVVGAGVLAMQESLSRAGSVAGAGTGAGVGAVR, encoded by the coding sequence TTGCCATCCACCCGCTGGAGTCACTGCGGCGCCGAAGATCTGGGCGTCTTGCAGACCATCTTCTGGTCCGCAGGTGCGTCGCGCAATGCGCTGGCGCAGCGCCTGGCCTATTCCAAGAGCAAGGCCAACGCCATGGTCGCGGCGCTGCTGGACGAAGGCCTGCTCGACGAGGTGGGCCTGCAGGAATCTTCTGGCGGCCGGCGGGCCGAGACCCTTCGATTGAGCGAAACCCTGGGCGTGGTGATTGGTGCCGACCTGGGCGCGACCAGCATGCAAATCGCCGTCATGCGGCCCGACATGACGGTGCTGGCGCGGCACCGCGAGCCCATTGATGTGCGCCAGGGGCCGGGCGTGATCCTGGCGCGGGTGCGGGGGCTGATGCGCGAGCTGTTGGCGCGCTGCGGGCTGGCCCCCAGCCAGGTGATTGCCATTGGCATGGGCGTGCCGGGGCCGGTGGATTTTGAAAGCGGGCAGCTCGTCAACCCGCCGCTGATGCCCGACTGGGACGGCTTTTCGATCCGCGACTACCTGCGCGAGGCGTTTGCCGCGCCGGTGTTTGTGGACAACGATGTGAACCTGATGGCGCTGGGCGAGATGTACCGGCTGCAGCGCAATCTGCCCAACTTTCTGGTCATCAAGGTGGGCACGGGCATTGGCTGCGGCATCGTGTGCCACGGGCAGGTGTACCGGGGCGCCAATGGCTCGGCGGGGGACGTGGGCCACATCTGTGTGGACCAGCACGGCCCGCGCTGCCACTGCGGCAACCAGGGCTGTGTGGAGGCCATGGCCGCAGCGCCCGCCATGGCGCGTATGGCCATCGAGGCCGCGCAGCGCGGCGAAAGCGCGCTGCTGGCCGAGCGGCTGCAAAGCACGGGCACGCTGACCATTGAAGACGTGGCCCAGGCCAGCCGCACGGGCGATGTGGCGGCCAACGCCATCATCCAGCGCGCGGGCAGCCTGGTGGGGCAGATGCTGGCGTCCATCGTCAACTTCTTCAACCCGTCGCATGTGTTCATTGCGGGGCGGGTGACGGACATGGGGCCGCTGTTCCTCGCGTCAGTGCGGCAGAGCGTGTACCACCGGTCGTTGGCGCTGTCTACGCGGCACCTGGAGATTCAATACGCGCCGCTGGCCGACGATGCGGGCGTGGTGGGTGCGGGGGTGCTGGCGATGCAGGAGAGCCTGTCGCGTGCGGGCTCTGTGGCGGGTGCGGGCACAGGCGCTGGTGTGGGGGCTGTGCGATGA